In the Cydia amplana chromosome 14, ilCydAmpl1.1, whole genome shotgun sequence genome, one interval contains:
- the LOC134654238 gene encoding fatty-acid amide hydrolase 2-like yields MCTNKIDKGIKEKRPNKTTKILKGMAFNMFKHAFLFFRYYLDLAIDLVFSFIWDGERQAIPDLEARHAMLAESAVELAKRIRNKTLKSEELVRACVERIQAVNPILNAVVDQRFDEALKEAREIDKQIENGLPDQYFEQKPFLGVPFTAKESHAVAGLLHPLGISHRANVRATEDAECVRLLKGAGAIAVAVTNVPEINKWQETRNMVFGQTRNPYHTGRTVGGSSGGEAALHAALASPISLCSDIGGSTRMPAFYCGLFALNPTAGYTSLKGSALRTGLDPTMASIGFISKHVEDLAPLTKIVAADKAKELDLDREVDLKNVKVYYVETSQDLRVSAISAELRDAMNQVVAKLSDVTRVTASSPQPYYHHGLEHMFALWKHAMTKETDNFPRMLTNNKGEAHGLTELGKKLIGTSPYTLAAILKLLDEQVLPPVNAEWAEALTAKMVEDLTTVLGDSGVLLFPSAPAAAPYHYSLLLRPFNFAYWGVLNAIKFPAAQVPLGLNSAGIPLGLQVVAAPRHEALCLAAARHLQELFGGYKPPCTVLH; encoded by the exons ATGTGTACAAACAAGATTGACAAAGGGATCAAAGAAAAA AGACCCAATAAAACTACTAAAATACTCAAAGGCATGGCTTTTAACATGTTCAAACATGCATTCCTCTTCTTCCGCTACTACCTGGACCTGGCAATAGACTTGGTCTTCTCATTCATCTGGGACGGAGAACGCCAGGCCATTCCGGACCTGGAGGCACGGCATGCCATGCTGGCGGAGAGTGCCGTGGAGCTGGCTAAAAGGATCCGGAATAAGACCTTGAAGTCTGAGGAGTTGGTGCGGGCTTGTGTGGAGAGGATACAAGCT gtaaacCCAATATTAAATGCAGTAGTGGACCAGAGGTTCGACGAAGCATTAAAGGAGGCGCGTGAAATAGACAAGCAGATAGAAAATGGCCTCCCGGATCAGTATTTTGAACAAAAACCCTTCCTAG GCGTCCCATTCACGGCCAAAGAGAGTCACGCAGTAGCAGGCCTTCTCCACCCACTGGGGATCTCACACCGAGCCAACGTGCGGGCCACAGAGGACGCGGAGTGCGTCCGCCTGCTGAAGGGCGCCGGCGCCATCGCTGTAGCCGTCACTAATGTGCCAGAGATTAACAAGTG GCAGGAGACCCGCAACATGGTGTTCGGTCAGACCCGCAACCCGTACCACACGGGCCGCACCGTCGGCGGGTCCAGCGGCGGAGAAGCAGCCCTGCACGCCGCGCTTGCCTCTCCCATATCTCTAT GCTCTGATATCGGCGGTTCCACGCGAATGCCGGCCTTCTATTGCGGCCTATTCGCGCTCAACCCCACAGCTGGCTACACCAGTCTTAAAG GGTCTGCGTTGCGTACTGGACTGGATCCCACGATGGCTTCCATCGGCTTCATCAGTAAACACGTCGAGGACCTCGCACCTCTGACAAAAATAGTCGCCGCCGACAAGGCCAAGGAGCTTGACTTGGACAGAGAAGTAGACTTGAAG AACGTGAAGGTGTACTACGTGGAGACTTCCCAGGACCTTCGCGTGAGCGCCATCAGCGCCGAGCTCCGAGACGCCATGAACCA AGTAGTAGCCAAGCTGTCAGACGTGACCCGCGTCACCGCGTCATCCCCGCAGCCCTACTACCACCACGGCCTCGAGCACATGTTCGCGCTGTGGAAGCACGCCATGACCAAGGAAACTGACAACTTTCCGCGCATGCTCACTAACAACAAAGGGGAAGCTCACGGACTCACAGAGTTGGGGAAGAAg CTGATCGGCACGTCTCCATACACGTTGGCGGCCATCTTGAAGTTGTTGGATGAACAAGTCCTGCCACCGGTTAACGCTGAGTGGGCTGAAGCGCTCACTGCCAAGATGGTCGAAGACCTTACG ACGGTCCTCGGCGACTCCGGGGTGCTCCTGTTCCCGTCAGCGCCCGCGGCGGCGCCCTACCACTACTCGCTACTTCTCCGGCCTTTCAACTTCGCGTACTGGGGCGTGCTGAACGCTATCAAGTTCCCCGCTGCCCAG GTCCCATTGGGTTTAAACTCGGCCGGCATCCCGCTCGGCCTGCAGGTGGTGGCGGCGCCGCGGCACGAGGCGCTGTGTCTCGCGGCGGCGCGACATCTGCAGGAACTGTTCGGAGGCTACAAGCCACCCTGCACGGTCTTACACTAA